From the genome of Streptomyces sp. JH34:
GGAACACGGTGCTGCCCCTGGAGGGTTACGCCGGACTGGACGGATTCGGGGCGGCCAACGACGTGTTCATCGGCGCCGCCGTCGACCTGGGCGCCGAAGCCGTCCGGGGCGCCCTGCGCAAGGCGGGGCTGCGGCCCGCCGACGTCGACCTGCTGATGTTCACCTCGGTCACGGGGATCGCGGCGCCCTCCATCGACGCACGACTCGTCGGACGTCTCGGTCTGCGCCCCGACGTGAAACGCCTCCCCGTCTTCGGGCTGGGCTGCGTGGCGGGGGCCGCCGGGGTGGCGCGGCTGCACGACTACCTGCTCGGCCGGCCCGGACAGGTCGCCGTCCTGCTCTCGGTCGAACTCTGCTCCCTGACCTTCCAGCGCGACGACGCGAGCGCCGCCAACCTGGTCGCGACCGCCCTGTTCGGTGACGGTGCCGCGGCCGCCGTCCTCGTCGGCGGATCCCACCCGGCGCGGGTGGACGGCCCCGAGGTGGTGGACACCCGCAGCCGTCTGTACCCGGACACCGGACACGTCATGGGATGGGACATCCGCGGCTCCGGCTTCACCGTGGTGCTCGACCCCGCAGTCCCCGACGTCGTGCGCCGGTACCTCGCCGAGGACGTCACGGGCTTCCTGGAGGAGCACGGGCTGAAGCCCAAGGACATCGCCCGCTGGATCAGTCACCCCGGCGGCCCCAAGGTCCTGGAGGCGGTCACCGACGTCCTGTCACTGCCCGAGGGAGCCCTGGACTTCACCTGGCGCTCGCTGGCCGAGACCGGGAACCTCTCCTCGTCCTCGGTCCTGCA
Proteins encoded in this window:
- a CDS encoding 3-oxoacyl-[acyl-carrier-protein] synthase III C-terminal domain-containing protein, whose product is MTRIAAVHGVLPPHRHTQRAVTDMVARTCLPDGSDRRVLDRIHANAGVRTRNTVLPLEGYAGLDGFGAANDVFIGAAVDLGAEAVRGALRKAGLRPADVDLLMFTSVTGIAAPSIDARLVGRLGLRPDVKRLPVFGLGCVAGAAGVARLHDYLLGRPGQVAVLLSVELCSLTFQRDDASAANLVATALFGDGAAAAVLVGGSHPARVDGPEVVDTRSRLYPDTGHVMGWDIRGSGFTVVLDPAVPDVVRRYLAEDVTGFLEEHGLKPKDIARWISHPGGPKVLEAVTDVLSLPEGALDFTWRSLAETGNLSSSSVLHVLRDTMEQRGPEPGAPGLLMAMGPGFCCELVLLRW